The Methylomonas koyamae genome has a segment encoding these proteins:
- a CDS encoding TolC family protein — translation MLTNKTHVLLVTALAMAMLQACGIPDMTKKTADTQLPEQFKPGVNEQTSSANVKWQDFFDDPQLRSLIDTAVANNKEINIMAQRISIAENEIQARKGEYLPFVKLGAAAGGEKTAQYTRNGAVEDNLNIAKGQPFPAFLGDYQFGLFSTWEIDIWKKLRNATQVAVYEYMASGEGRNFLLTNLVAEVAHAYYELIALDNQLENLRQNIALQQNGLQVVRQLQTFARTTALAVKRYEAEVAKNQARQYEIEQQITVVENRINTLLGRTPQPIARASAGFMDIKPKVLSAGVPSELLQNRPDIRKAELELKAADLNIDVARANFYPSFGIKAGLGFQAFALKYLINTPESLAAMVAGELAAPLVNKNAITAEYKNANAKQVQAAYEYEQSIINAYAEVANQMSNIDNLDKNYQLKRQQVDALVKSIEVANQLFISARADYLEVLLTQRDALEAKKELIETKQKQISAMVALYKALGGGWL, via the coding sequence ATGCTGACGAATAAAACCCATGTTTTGCTGGTAACGGCTTTGGCGATGGCTATGTTGCAAGCCTGCGGTATTCCGGATATGACCAAAAAAACCGCGGATACGCAGTTGCCCGAGCAATTCAAGCCCGGCGTAAACGAGCAGACCAGTTCCGCGAACGTGAAATGGCAGGACTTCTTCGACGATCCGCAACTGCGCAGCTTGATCGATACCGCCGTCGCCAATAACAAGGAAATCAACATCATGGCGCAACGGATCAGCATCGCCGAAAATGAAATCCAGGCGCGCAAGGGGGAATACCTGCCCTTCGTCAAACTCGGCGCCGCGGCCGGCGGCGAGAAGACGGCGCAATACACCCGCAACGGCGCGGTCGAGGACAATCTGAATATCGCCAAGGGCCAACCGTTTCCGGCCTTTCTCGGCGATTACCAGTTCGGCTTGTTCTCGACTTGGGAAATCGACATTTGGAAAAAGCTCAGGAACGCGACTCAAGTGGCCGTCTACGAATACATGGCATCCGGCGAAGGCCGTAATTTTCTGTTGACCAATCTGGTCGCAGAGGTCGCGCATGCCTATTACGAATTGATCGCCTTGGACAACCAGCTGGAAAACTTGCGGCAAAACATCGCGCTACAGCAAAACGGCTTGCAGGTGGTCAGGCAGTTGCAAACCTTCGCCAGAACCACGGCACTGGCAGTCAAGCGTTACGAAGCCGAGGTCGCAAAAAACCAGGCCCGGCAATACGAAATCGAGCAGCAGATTACCGTGGTCGAGAATCGGATCAATACGCTGCTCGGCAGAACGCCGCAACCGATAGCGCGCGCATCGGCCGGTTTCATGGACATCAAGCCCAAGGTCTTGAGCGCCGGCGTGCCGTCGGAGTTATTGCAAAATCGGCCCGACATTCGCAAGGCCGAACTGGAATTAAAGGCCGCCGATCTGAACATCGACGTCGCCAGGGCCAATTTCTACCCGTCGTTCGGCATCAAGGCCGGCCTCGGCTTTCAGGCGTTTGCGTTGAAATACCTGATCAACACGCCGGAATCGTTGGCGGCGATGGTGGCCGGTGAACTGGCGGCGCCGCTGGTCAACAAAAACGCGATCACCGCCGAATACAAAAACGCCAACGCCAAGCAAGTACAGGCGGCCTACGAATACGAGCAAAGCATCATCAACGCTTACGCCGAAGTCGCCAATCAAATGTCCAACATCGATAACCTGGACAAAAACTACCAGCTAAAACGGCAGCAGGTGGATGCGCTGGTGAAATCGATCGAAGTTGCCAACCAGTTGTTTATCTCGGCGCGAGCGGACTATTTGGAGGTGTTGTTGACCCAACGCGACGCGTTGGAAGCCAAGAAAGAACTGATCGAAACCAAGCAAAAACAAATCAGCGCGATGGTCGCGCTTTACAAAGCGCTGGGCGGCGGCTGGCTATAG
- a CDS encoding efflux RND transporter permease subunit, protein MFSIFIKRPVMAIVLSLSFLFMGFLAIRTLPVSQFPDIAPPRVTISLSFPGSSADVLVKSSLITIERAINGVPGMKYIVSDATSAGEATIQVLFELGVDPNIAMVNVKTRVDQVMSRLPNLVRLEGVVVNFVQPSMLMYVNLYSKDKNADQKFLFNYAYVNVIPEIQRIYGIAQAQILGARQYAMRIWLNPDRMRAYSVSTEEVMDAIAKQSIIGRPGRIGQSTGMAAQSKEYVLIYQGWYNTPEQYADIIIRANSEGEILRLKDIAKVDLDSEFYNIYSDKDSFPSASIVLKQNYGTNATKVIEDVKAKLEELKKSFPEGMDYEINYDVSRFVEASIHKVLHTLGEAFVLVTLVVFLFLGDWRSTLIPILAVPVSLIGSFAVMSAFGLSINLITLFALVLAIGVVVDDAIVVVEAVHAKMEAEHLSPYAASRQVLGEIGGAIVAITLVMVSVFVPIAFMNGPVGVFYRQFSIAMASSIIISAVVALSLAPVLCAMILKNTHGQPKRRTPIALFIDGFNYLFEKVTGRYVKLLDVVVTRRIVTVAVLAAFSFGIFTVDKTLPAGFIPGEDQGMIYAIIQTPPGSTIEVTNKVARQLEEVAEKIDGVQSVSSLAGYEVLTEGRGSNAGTCIINLKDWTQRKVSVEDVIRQLEEKTHDFGAVIEFFQPPAVPGYGAASGLAFRLLDKTTGTDYFQFDKLNQEFMAALRKRPELTGLFTFYAANYPQYELKIDNKLAMQKGVNIDKAMENLDIMIGSTYEQGFIRFNNFFKVYVQALPEFRRFPTDVLNYYVKNDAGEMVPYSAFMTVQPQQGPNELTRYNLYNSAAIRAEPAPGYTSGDAINAIKEVAKTTLPQGFDVAWEGLSFDEAARGNEALVIFAVVLVFVYLVLAAQYESFVLPLVVICSLPAGIFGSFLLLKTMGLANDVYSQVGLVMLVGLLGKNAVLIVEYAVQKQEQGMSVREAAIEAAKARFRPILMTSFAFIAGLVPLAFATGAGAVGNRTIGTSALGGMLFGTVFGVVLIPGLYYIFAKLIEGKRMIKDEDVNPFTETYHYGTQDADE, encoded by the coding sequence ATGTTTAGCATCTTTATCAAAAGACCGGTCATGGCGATCGTGTTGTCGCTCAGTTTCCTGTTCATGGGCTTTTTGGCAATCCGCACGTTGCCAGTTTCTCAGTTTCCCGATATCGCCCCGCCGCGCGTCACCATTTCCTTGTCCTTCCCTGGCTCCAGCGCCGACGTGTTGGTCAAATCGTCGCTGATTACCATCGAACGGGCCATCAACGGCGTGCCGGGCATGAAATACATCGTCTCCGACGCCACCAGCGCCGGCGAAGCGACGATCCAGGTCTTGTTCGAACTCGGCGTCGATCCGAATATCGCGATGGTCAACGTCAAGACCCGGGTCGATCAGGTGATGAGCCGGCTGCCGAATCTGGTACGACTGGAAGGCGTGGTGGTCAACTTCGTCCAGCCCAGCATGCTGATGTACGTCAACCTGTACAGCAAGGATAAAAACGCCGACCAGAAATTCTTGTTCAATTACGCCTACGTCAACGTGATACCGGAAATCCAGCGCATCTACGGTATCGCCCAGGCGCAAATCCTCGGCGCCCGCCAGTATGCGATGCGGATTTGGTTGAACCCGGACCGGATGCGCGCCTATAGCGTCTCGACCGAAGAAGTGATGGACGCCATCGCCAAGCAAAGCATCATCGGCCGCCCCGGCCGCATCGGCCAAAGCACCGGCATGGCGGCGCAATCCAAGGAATATGTGTTGATTTACCAGGGCTGGTACAACACGCCGGAGCAATACGCCGACATCATCATCCGCGCCAACTCGGAAGGCGAAATCCTGCGCTTGAAGGACATCGCCAAGGTCGATCTGGACAGCGAGTTTTACAACATTTATTCGGACAAGGACTCCTTCCCGTCCGCGTCCATCGTCCTCAAGCAAAACTACGGCACCAATGCCACCAAAGTCATCGAAGACGTCAAAGCCAAGTTGGAGGAATTAAAAAAGTCCTTCCCGGAAGGCATGGATTACGAGATCAACTACGACGTCTCGCGTTTCGTCGAAGCCTCGATTCACAAAGTGTTGCACACCTTGGGCGAAGCCTTCGTGCTGGTCACCCTGGTCGTGTTCCTGTTCCTCGGCGATTGGCGCTCGACCTTGATTCCGATTCTGGCGGTGCCGGTGTCGCTGATCGGCTCGTTCGCGGTGATGTCGGCCTTCGGTTTGTCGATCAACTTGATCACGCTATTCGCGTTGGTGTTGGCGATTGGCGTCGTCGTTGACGATGCCATCGTCGTGGTCGAGGCGGTACACGCCAAAATGGAAGCCGAACATCTCAGCCCCTATGCCGCCTCCCGGCAAGTATTGGGCGAAATCGGCGGAGCCATCGTCGCTATCACGTTGGTCATGGTGTCGGTATTCGTACCTATCGCCTTTATGAACGGCCCGGTCGGGGTGTTTTACCGGCAGTTTTCGATTGCGATGGCCTCGTCCATCATTATCTCCGCCGTCGTCGCCTTGTCGTTGGCGCCGGTGTTGTGCGCGATGATCTTGAAAAACACTCACGGCCAACCGAAACGTAGAACGCCGATTGCATTGTTTATCGACGGTTTCAACTACTTGTTCGAAAAAGTGACCGGGCGCTACGTCAAGTTACTGGATGTCGTGGTAACTCGCCGCATCGTTACGGTTGCAGTGTTGGCGGCATTCAGTTTCGGGATCTTCACCGTCGATAAAACCTTGCCGGCCGGATTCATCCCTGGCGAAGACCAAGGCATGATCTACGCGATTATCCAAACTCCGCCCGGTTCGACTATCGAAGTCACCAATAAAGTGGCGCGGCAACTGGAAGAAGTCGCCGAAAAAATCGACGGCGTGCAGTCGGTGTCGTCGTTGGCCGGCTACGAGGTATTGACTGAGGGCCGCGGCTCCAACGCCGGCACCTGCATCATCAATCTAAAGGATTGGACCCAGCGCAAGGTCTCGGTGGAGGACGTGATTCGCCAATTAGAGGAAAAAACCCACGATTTCGGTGCGGTGATCGAATTCTTCCAACCGCCGGCCGTGCCTGGCTACGGCGCCGCCTCCGGTCTGGCGTTCAGGCTATTGGATAAGACCACCGGCACCGATTATTTCCAGTTCGACAAACTGAATCAGGAGTTCATGGCCGCCTTGCGTAAACGCCCGGAATTGACCGGCTTGTTCACCTTTTACGCTGCCAACTACCCGCAATACGAGTTGAAAATAGACAACAAATTGGCGATGCAAAAAGGCGTGAATATCGACAAGGCCATGGAAAACCTGGACATCATGATCGGCAGTACCTACGAACAAGGCTTCATCCGCTTCAATAACTTTTTCAAAGTCTACGTGCAAGCCTTGCCGGAGTTTCGCCGCTTCCCGACCGACGTATTGAATTACTACGTCAAAAACGACGCCGGCGAAATGGTGCCCTACTCGGCTTTTATGACCGTGCAACCGCAGCAAGGTCCGAACGAGCTGACCCGCTACAACCTGTACAACTCGGCGGCGATCCGCGCCGAACCGGCGCCCGGTTACACCAGCGGCGATGCCATCAACGCCATCAAGGAAGTGGCCAAGACGACTTTACCGCAGGGATTCGATGTGGCCTGGGAAGGCTTGTCCTTCGACGAAGCGGCGCGCGGAAACGAAGCGCTGGTGATTTTCGCCGTGGTCCTGGTGTTTGTGTACCTGGTGTTGGCGGCGCAGTACGAAAGCTTTGTCTTGCCACTGGTGGTGATCTGTTCGTTGCCGGCCGGCATCTTCGGCTCGTTTTTACTGCTAAAGACCATGGGCTTGGCCAACGACGTCTATTCCCAAGTCGGTTTGGTGATGTTGGTCGGCTTGCTCGGTAAGAACGCGGTGTTGATCGTCGAATACGCGGTACAAAAACAGGAGCAAGGCATGTCGGTGCGAGAAGCGGCCATCGAAGCCGCCAAGGCCCGGTTCCGGCCGATTCTGATGACCTCGTTCGCCTTCATCGCCGGCCTGGTGCCGCTGGCTTTCGCTACCGGCGCCGGGGCGGTCGGCAACCGTACCATCGGCACCTCCGCGTTGGGCGGCATGCTGTTCGGCACCGTGTTCGGCGTCGTGCTAATTCCAGGCCTGTATTACATCTTCGCCAAACTGATCGAAGGCAAACGCATGATCAAGGACGAAGACGTCAATCCATTCACCGAAACCTATCATTACGGTACCCAAGATGCTGACGAATAA
- a CDS encoding efflux RND transporter periplasmic adaptor subunit yields the protein MINKTRVLLSLIAILLTACQPADTESHDEKPKLEATTPIREDTAVTKEYVCQIHAFRHIEVRALERGYVQNIFVDEGQLIRQGQPMFKIMPNIYQAELLKAQAEANNMNIEYLNTKGLADQKIVSPNELALAKAKLDKANAEVKLAETHLGFTNINAPFEGIMDHLNVRNGSLVEDGALLTTLSDISKLWVYFNVPEAEYLDFKTHNNDAAITKVQLRMANGKTYNQDGVIETIEADFDNTAGNIEFRATFANPDKLLRHGETGTILMKKPYKNALLIPQKATFEILDKTYVYVVNDSGKLEQRLINIEAELPHLFIIKDGLKDGEKVLLEGLRKVHAGDTVEINLLPPEKAFADLQLYTE from the coding sequence ATGATAAATAAAACTCGTGTCTTGCTAAGCTTGATTGCGATTCTGCTAACCGCTTGCCAACCGGCGGATACCGAATCTCACGACGAAAAGCCGAAACTGGAAGCAACGACACCGATTCGGGAAGATACTGCCGTTACCAAGGAATACGTGTGCCAGATTCACGCCTTCCGCCATATCGAAGTGCGCGCGCTGGAACGGGGTTATGTGCAGAATATCTTTGTCGACGAAGGCCAATTAATTCGCCAAGGCCAGCCGATGTTCAAGATCATGCCCAATATCTACCAAGCCGAGTTATTAAAAGCTCAGGCCGAAGCCAATAACATGAATATCGAATATCTGAACACCAAAGGTTTGGCCGACCAGAAAATCGTTTCGCCCAACGAACTGGCCCTGGCCAAAGCTAAGCTGGACAAGGCTAACGCCGAGGTAAAACTGGCCGAAACCCATTTGGGATTTACCAATATCAACGCCCCGTTCGAAGGCATCATGGACCATTTAAATGTCCGTAACGGCAGTTTGGTCGAAGACGGCGCGCTACTAACCACCTTGTCCGACATCAGTAAATTGTGGGTGTATTTCAACGTGCCGGAGGCCGAATATCTGGATTTCAAAACCCATAACAACGACGCGGCCATAACCAAAGTTCAATTAAGAATGGCTAATGGCAAAACTTACAACCAGGACGGCGTGATCGAAACCATAGAAGCCGATTTCGATAATACTGCCGGCAATATCGAATTCCGCGCCACCTTCGCTAACCCGGACAAATTGCTTCGCCACGGCGAAACCGGCACGATATTGATGAAAAAGCCATATAAAAATGCGCTATTGATTCCGCAAAAAGCCACATTCGAAATTCTGGATAAAACCTACGTTTACGTCGTCAACGACTCCGGCAAACTGGAACAAAGGCTAATTAACATCGAAGCCGAATTACCGCATTTATTCATTATCAAGGACGGTTTAAAAGACGGCGAAAAAGTCTTACTCGAGGGATTACGAAAAGTCCATGCCGGCGATACGGTGGAAATCAATTTATTGCCGCCGGAAAAAGCTTTCGCCGATTTGCAGTTATATACCGAGTAA